In Streptomyces camelliae, the sequence CACAAACATCTGCTCACCCACCGTCCCACCCTGTGGTGGACGCATGTCCGGGGAGTCTCCACCGATCCGGCGGCCCTGGCCTCCGCCATGCGAGCCTGCCTGGACGCCACCGCCACGCCCGCACCCCAGGCCCCCGACAGGACCCCTCCGGCCGGCCTCGACACCGCGGCGATCGACGCCGCGCTCAATGCGAAGGGCGTGAGCGAGGACGGCTACCGCTTCTCCTTCGCCCGCAAGGAGACCATCAGCGACGACAACTGCGTGGTGCCGCCTGCCATGGGGGTGACGACCTCCTTCACCTTCCGCTCCCTGGGGAACGGCCATGCCGCGGTGAGCGGGGACTTCGTCATGATCGCAGGCGAGGTCCAGGGGGTCATCAAGGCTCTGCGGCACGGCGGCATCAGCGTCGTCGAGCTGCACAATCACTCTCTGAGCGACAACCCCCGGCTCTTTTACCTCCACCTCTGGGCCGTCGACGATGCCGTATCCCTGGCGCGAACCCTTCGGACAGCCGCCGCGGCCACCAATCTCGCCGCCAATGCCTGACAGGCATCGTGGCGCCGAGGCGGCACGGGCCGAGCACGAGGCCATCACAGCCGGGACCGGCATGCCGATCCATCTCCGCACTTCAGCCAGGCCGACCGCCATCTCCCACGAGCTCCGGCCTCGATCTGGGCGAGTTGGGAGGCGAGGCTCTTTTCGAACGCGGCGCGGCGGTCTGCGCCGAGGGGGCGGACGTCGCGGGCGAAGTGGGCCAGGGCTGGGAAACGTTCGAGTCGGCGCCCAGTAGCGCGCCGGGATCTCCTCGTCGGTCAGGCCGGACGCCCGCAGCAGTTCGGTTTCGTTGCGGAAGTGCGGTAGGAGCTTGATGAATCAGTCCCGAGGCTGCGGCGAGCTTGCGCACACCGAACAATCGGCGTCGCTCGTGCGCAGCAAATCAGCCGCCGCATTCAGGATCTCCTACTGGGTCTCTGACCGGGCAGGACCCAACGGACCCGCACAGCCACTACGCCCGGGCCGAAATGGCCGACGCAACACGGCACATGAAGATGACCAGGATGATGGCGAAGGTGGTGAGGTCCTAGAAGACAGCTTTGCCGAGAACCGGACTCGCCGCAGCCCTGGCCGTACCCGCTTTCTTCCGCCCGCACATCCACACCACCTGCGGCCTCGACGCCACCCGAGCCCGGCACGGAGCACGGCGCAGCCCTCAGCTGGAGCGG encodes:
- a CDS encoding DUF1259 domain-containing protein, which encodes MARELDGAGQLGADGIVYRATFPRSDLNLSSYGVSGLMQASYAAFARYPDGRTMLMGDVVATEAELQRVTDAVQAHGLEQCAIHKHLLTHRPTLWWTHVRGVSTDPAALASAMRACLDATATPAPQAPDRTPPAGLDTAAIDAALNAKGVSEDGYRFSFARKETISDDNCVVPPAMGVTTSFTFRSLGNGHAAVSGDFVMIAGEVQGVIKALRHGGISVVELHNHSLSDNPRLFYLHLWAVDDAVSLARTLRTAAAATNLAANA